CGGTTATGTGAACAACGTGGAAGCTTTACAGGACATCAAATGATTTTATCGGAGGGATAGAAAAAAACGAACGCAAAATCTGTTTCATGAACACACTTCCAGGTTATGGATATACCCGCCGTCTGCGCTTTTCTGGCGCTGTTAGTCTTTTCACACCCCCTATGAATATATATAAGACGAGCCGTTATTTCTGGAATCCGCCAGAGTAGGAGGGACCGAAGATCGATACACTTGTGCTTAAAAGAATGCTGCGCGGCCTCTGGGTCGTGCTTGCTGCCGCCCTGATTCTGCTGGCTGTATATGTACTGCTGCCGCTCCTCTACCCCCTGCTGATCGCCTGGCTGCTGGCTTATCTTATGCATCCGCTCGTCCTGATCCTGAAGGGGATGAAGCTCCCCGGCTGGCTCGCCGTATCCCTCTCGCTGCTGTTCTACATCGGAGGCATCGCACTTGTCTTGACCGCTCTCATCACGCGGCTGGTCAAAGAGCTGATCGGGCTGCTCCAGACCTTCGATCTTCATACTGATCAGTGGCGGGAGCTGCTGCTGTCCCTGAGCCGTAATGCCAGCATTCAGAATATTATTAACCAAATCAACCAGTTTTACCACGACAACCCGGGTTATCATGCCACCATTGACAGCAATATCAACCGGACCACTGAAACTGTCGGCCAAGCCGTGACGCAGATGATTACCGGATTCTTCAATATCATCCTGAAGCTGATCTCCTCGCTGCCTAGCCTCGGCACCATCCTGATTGTTATCGTATTGGCCGCCTTCTTCCTCAGCACCGGCTGGGAACGGCATAATGCCAAGCTGACTGCCTTGCTCCCAGCCCAGCTGCTAAGACCGGTGTCGGAGATCTGGAAGGACTTGCGCAAGGCACTGTTCGGCTACATCCGCGCCCAGCTGGTGCTGATCTCTGTAACGGCGGTAATTGTGATCATTGGCCTGCTGCTGCTGGGGGTCAAATCAGCCTTCGCCATCGGCCTGACCATCGGCATCGTCGATCTGATTCCTTACCTGGGCGTCGGTATCGTCATTCTGCCCTGGGCCTTGTATTCGTATATGACCGGGAACATGGCGCTGGCCATCGGGCTGCTGGTGCTCTACGGCGTCATCCTGATCACCCGCCAGGTGCTGGAGCCCAAGGTGCTCGCCAGCAGCATCGGCGTCGATCCGCTCGCTATGCTGATAGGCATGTTCGCCGGCCTTCAGCTAATGGGCATGCTCGGCCTGATCCTCGGCCCGGTGCTGCTCGTTATTCTCGACGCGTTCGCCCGCGCCGGCGTATTCCGCGCCCTGCGCACCTATATCCTCAGCGGCAGGCTGCATTAGGGGGGGCCGCTCCAAACAAACTTTGCCCACTCCCCCTCCGTTACTAATTGCCAGTGCCTTCCCTCTCCAAGTGGCTAATCCCCAGTGCCTTCCCCGAAACTAGTTGGATAAACGTATCTTACGTTGAAGCTTTCAGAGCTTTTTGGAGTAACAATTGGAAAAACGTCACTTAATTCTACGAATTCCGCCTATTGAAGAGAATCTCAGCCTAACAAGTGCTGTTTTTCCAACTAATACCTGAGGATACCTCATTCGCACATCAGCAAGTGTATAATTTCCAACTATCTCTGGCTGAGCTGCCCCCTCCGCCCTCCCTCCCACTGACGCCAAATAACCCCACAAGATGGGGAGTCAGTTTCGATGTACACTCAGGTATTTTGCGGGAACCCCGGAACATACAAATTCTGATCTACCCAAAAAGGCATCCAGCCGCAGCACCTGCAACTGAACACCTTTTGGCAAGCCTGATTACTCCATTGTACTCCTAAGCGATCCTTGCAACTCCTTATTACCCGCCAGCAACCGCCGGCCTGCTCTATCTCTCTCCCCGCCTACCTGCGGTAGAAGGTGAACGTGCCGTTTTTCATCTTCTTCTCGATCCATTTCAGCAGAAAAACCCGGTAGAGCGGCCGGGTCAGCGGAAATACCAGAGTAAAGCCGATCAGATCCGTGACAAATCCCGGCAGAATCAGCAGCAGACCGCCGAAGAAAATACATAAGCCGTCCAGCATCGTCCGTCCGGGCACCCGTCCCTCCTGCATATGTGTTCTGCTGTCCTGCAGCACCTTCTTACCTTCGAACCGCATCATTAGCAAGCCGATGACTGAAGTAGCCAGCATGATCAGCAGCGTCTTGGGCGCTCCAAGAAAACTTGAGACATAGATGAAACCGAATAATTCCACGGCCGGGACTGCAAATAGGGCGGCCCACAGCCATTTGTTCCTGATCATACTGCTCCTCCTTCTTCCTTACATTAACGCTATTCTTCTTCCTTCAGCGCAGCCAGGATGGCCTGGAACAGCTCAGGCTGTGCCCTGTCGATCCGCACCGGCCTCCACTCCCCGTTCAGCCATACGTGGCTCGTCGAGCCGCTGACCAGAAGCTCGCCTGCGGTCCGCTCCTGCCCTTCCTGACCCGCCGCCATCCGGCGGATTTCATATTCATACACAACCCTCAGAGCCGAGAAGGTGGTTAACCGCGCATACACGGTAATAAGATTATCATATCGCGCGGGGCTTTTAAATTGCAAATCTGCAGAGGTTACCGGCAACAGCAGACCGAGCCCCTCCAGCATCCGGTAGTCAAAGCCCAGCTCACGGAACATCTCCGTACGGCCGCACTCAAACCAGATTAAATAGTTGGCATGATAGACCACGCCCATCTGGTCGGTCTCCTGATAACGTACACGGATGGAGGTACTGTGCCAGCGGCTGGCCCATCCCGGTTGATGCGGATTCATATTCATGCTCCTTTCTATAATACAGCCTATCCGGCAGCCGGCAGCCCGCTAAGCACCGACCCCGCCGGATGCAGACTTCAGCGGCAGCTTGCGGCGTGAGCTTCGGGCGACATAGACCAGCAGGGCCGCGCCCGCAGCCGCACTAATCATGCAGGAGAGGTTCATTAGCCCGACCCCGCCCTGGTTCAGCAGCATCCCGTTCAGCAGATTGCCCAGAATCCCGGCTAACCCGGAGAATACGATGTTAAACACACTTTGCCCGGTCGCCTGCATCTCCGCTGAGGTAATCTTCGATACATATTCAACCGCCGCGATATAAAAGAACCCGAACGAGAGGCCGTGAAGCACCTGTACGCCGATCATGACAGAAGGGTACGGGAAGGCGACCTGGATGCCCCAGCGCAGCACATAGATTAGCGCACCAAGCAGCAGCGTCCGCTCCATGCCGAGCCTGCGGATGACCTTGGAGGCGAAGAACATAGAAGGCACATTGGTAATCGACGCCAGGAACAAGGCGATTCCGGCAGTGCCGGTCGATCCGCCCACCGACTGGAAGGCAATGACAAAAAAGGTCCCGAAGGCCGTCATGGTCTGGTTGACCAGAAAGCTTCCGCCTAAGAAGGCCAGGAAGATGCGGTTGCCGAGCAGTTTTTTGATCCCCTGGGAGAAAGACTGGCTCATCATATGATTCTCCTCCGCCTGCTTGGGAAGAGTGAAGGCAATCACTACAGCGACGCTATTCAGCAGCAGAAACGGCAGCCAGATGGTCGATACAGAGAACTTGGATACATACTGCCCCCCCGCAATGGCCCCTACGGCGGCGCCTATGCTCATCATCATGCGGATGCTGCCGTAAGTGGCTCCGGCCCTGTTCGCAGCCGCTATGGCGTACGAGTCGGCTATAGGCGCCTGTGTAGAGGAGAAGATCGTGGACACGGTATACACCAGCATCAGCACGAT
The sequence above is a segment of the Paenibacillus sp. FSL R7-0204 genome. Coding sequences within it:
- the ytvI gene encoding sporulation integral membrane protein YtvI, with product MDTLVLKRMLRGLWVVLAAALILLAVYVLLPLLYPLLIAWLLAYLMHPLVLILKGMKLPGWLAVSLSLLFYIGGIALVLTALITRLVKELIGLLQTFDLHTDQWRELLLSLSRNASIQNIINQINQFYHDNPGYHATIDSNINRTTETVGQAVTQMITGFFNIILKLISSLPSLGTILIVIVLAAFFLSTGWERHNAKLTALLPAQLLRPVSEIWKDLRKALFGYIRAQLVLISVTAVIVIIGLLLLGVKSAFAIGLTIGIVDLIPYLGVGIVILPWALYSYMTGNMALAIGLLVLYGVILITRQVLEPKVLASSIGVDPLAMLIGMFAGLQLMGMLGLILGPVLLVILDAFARAGVFRALRTYILSGRLH
- a CDS encoding FxsA family protein; this translates as MIRNKWLWAALFAVPAVELFGFIYVSSFLGAPKTLLIMLATSVIGLLMMRFEGKKVLQDSRTHMQEGRVPGRTMLDGLCIFFGGLLLILPGFVTDLIGFTLVFPLTRPLYRVFLLKWIEKKMKNGTFTFYRR
- a CDS encoding acyl-CoA thioesterase; its protein translation is MNPHQPGWASRWHSTSIRVRYQETDQMGVVYHANYLIWFECGRTEMFRELGFDYRMLEGLGLLLPVTSADLQFKSPARYDNLITVYARLTTFSALRVVYEYEIRRMAAGQEGQERTAGELLVSGSTSHVWLNGEWRPVRIDRAQPELFQAILAALKEEE
- a CDS encoding MFS transporter, which gives rise to MEKITKLRGFYLFLGLAGGSFGSYLSLLLKSNGLEVSQIGLLMAIGTLIAICVQPLWGMVSDRYNQARLVLILSVAVPAVLAVLYRSEYFIVLMLVYTVSTIFSSTQAPIADSYAIAAANRAGATYGSIRMMMSIGAAVGAIAGGQYVSKFSVSTIWLPFLLLNSVAVVIAFTLPKQAEENHMMSQSFSQGIKKLLGNRIFLAFLGGSFLVNQTMTAFGTFFVIAFQSVGGSTGTAGIALFLASITNVPSMFFASKVIRRLGMERTLLLGALIYVLRWGIQVAFPYPSVMIGVQVLHGLSFGFFYIAAVEYVSKITSAEMQATGQSVFNIVFSGLAGILGNLLNGMLLNQGGVGLMNLSCMISAAAGAALLVYVARSSRRKLPLKSASGGVGA